A window of Desulfobacterales bacterium genomic DNA:
GGTTCAAGCAGTTGGCCGATGTCAAGAAGGAGATGTTTGACGAGGACCTGGAGGCGATCATCATGGATGAGATCCTGCGGATTCCCGAGGCATATGAACTGATCTCCCTGGGGGTGATGAGCGGCAGCAAGACCCTGCCCGCCGCGGCGGTAAAGATGGTGGTTGACGGCAGGGAGGTTGAAGGCGCCTCCCTGGGGGTCGGACCCATCGACGCCACCTTCAGGGCCATAGCCGCCTTGACCCGGACCAGCAGCAAGCTGCTCTATTTTGCGGTGAGTTCGATCACCGGCGGCACCGATGCCCAGGGCGAGGTGATGGTCCGGATCGAGGATCAGGGCAAGGTGGTGATCGGCCAGGGCGCGGACCCGGATATCATCACTGCCGCGGCCAAGGCCTATCTGAACGGTCTGAACCGGGTGGTCTATCTCAGGGAGGAGATTGCCAGGGGACGAAAGTCGGAAGACGGATGACAGAGGACAGAAAAACCAGTGGACAGTGGGCAGTGGACCAAGCACCAAACACGGTGGACGGAATGGTCTGAAAAAAATAAGTCCAAGGGGAGAGTAATGGCAAAGACATATAATATCGCGGTGATGGGGGGGGACGGCACCGGGCCGGAGGTGGTTGCCGAAGGGATCAAGGTCCTGGAGGCAGCGGCCCGCAAATATGATTTCAACCTGGCCTTTACCGATTTTGATTACGGCGGCGACCGCTATCTCCGCACCGGCGAGGTGCTGCCCGATAACGCGGCCGAGGAACTGGCCAAATATGACGCCATCTTCCTGGGCGCCATCGGCCACCCGGATGTCAAGCCCGGAATCCTGGAAAAAGGGATCCTCCTTGCCCTGCGCTTTGCCCTGGACCAGTATGTGAACCTGCGGCCGGTGATTCTCTATCCCAATGTTGACACCCCCTTGAAGGACAAGGGACCGGCGGATATCGATTTCGTGGTGGTCCGCGAGAATACCGAGGGGTTGTATGCCGGTGCCGGCGGGGTGCTTAAAAAGGGCACCCTGGACGAGGTGGCGGTGCAGGAGTCGATCAACACCCGCAAGGGGGTGGAGCGCTGCATAAGGTTTGCCTTTGAGTATGCCCGCAAGCGCAACAAGCGGAAAAAGGTGACCCTGTGCGGCAAGACCAATGTGCTGACCTTTGCCTTTGATCTCTGGGAACGGGTCTTCTACGAGGTGGCCCGGGAGTATCCGGACATTGAGG
This region includes:
- a CDS encoding 3-isopropylmalate dehydrogenase; amino-acid sequence: MAKTYNIAVMGGDGTGPEVVAEGIKVLEAAARKYDFNLAFTDFDYGGDRYLRTGEVLPDNAAEELAKYDAIFLGAIGHPDVKPGILEKGILLALRFALDQYVNLRPVILYPNVDTPLKDKGPADIDFVVVRENTEGLYAGAGGVLKKGTLDEVAVQESINTRKGVERCIRFAFEYARKRNKRKKVTLCGKTNVLTFAFDLWERVFYEVAREYPDIEVDYAHVDATCMWMVKNPEWFDVIVTDNMFGDIITDLGAMIQGGMGIAAGGNINPGGVSMFEPIGGSAPKYTGRNVINPLAAIGAGQMMLDYLGEAEAAEAIENAIRWVVAEKVKSLSAGRMGYTTSEVGDLVAGAV